In the Wyeomyia smithii strain HCP4-BCI-WySm-NY-G18 chromosome 2, ASM2978416v1, whole genome shotgun sequence genome, one interval contains:
- the LOC129726064 gene encoding uncharacterized protein LOC129726064, producing the protein MKMWMIMKQMTTARLSVCAAVLLALTLMVVNLGRPVEAHVALTFPPARKYDLDFLDNSRTKAPCGMPKGSTKTSFVAGSTFNVSWHLAYPHRGGFRLEVLDQKEKPILNLTPSVKGKQFVRDDVTAQQFQVTLPRDFTCPDCSIRLTRQADEWGGNYRFWSCADVDIVQRKEYRESCSGHGKFIARCKCERKYYGNRCEYWDECVNNQDCGLQGTCVDLGGTSLPRKQCYCRLGWFGPGCSKKSPIKSTDIDYSLYKLKNLSPDLNVYWRVLKEQSEIEVVLRVNGTSWVGLGWRPRRLTAECKNFPLIGSAADVGSAVPEPGAEPEPGAEPKAEPEPGAEPEPGSEPEPEVTAEPTSHPEPEPEGSAEPEPKTEPEPEPKSEPEPEPASEPEPESTSEPESSAEGSAEPKAEPKSRKSKRATGDSRSPASEPEPESSPKAEPEPKSEPASEPEPTTAKPKPANPWTPRHDFNPMDCTDIVIGTARGENHRVWDYYTRDRSTPRLDTFWGGKSDLTATGGFEVDGVTTVVFRRKLQADEPTDHAFVDDLMHVIWAKGQEPGAYVHSPPSGLEKDMPSVQDFYMRDELKYHGHRMQRGVTQINFLEEKMLEPLKADNGTKGVTMADGVVIPAGPRGHELDNECHGFWKFPRNCEPEKLNCEYFASWQVVGKGDAVTFHIETNNTGSWTGIGFSNDQKMSQTDAVIGWVDKTGRPFLMDTWINGYSAPKLDDRQDLYNASGKINNGLTILDFSRKRDTGDENDLAFTEDQCLYLMFPLNGGIFNPVNKKIRKHDSTPVVTDTRVCVKSCPELFENLFNAASTPAPERLAYGAAIKLTNLASAFKIPESGTPEYNDLAKSITDTFNGMLKGVGGFYKTDVVNFEMDPSGVVVNMNILLNKDGIESNLVDDPAKLEQTIQHLIQNNLSSGKVGALSVDPSFLEFTALEYKQPINEAPSFFEKAGTRLYTILGCIAALVFIAIVQASCTIYKTRKTKQMRDQLIPNSAWKDYSTNTNYAFDNFESDMKIHHSKHRSDRGYSNGNSQQTTLQMSHSPNKSQYYEIDRTDGMHRNGDHRNGSMQPRSGHDPRGQDRSSSSYADRAYSLPRPMHQQQSSMQRPSTEYYTHDRRGQKRPTSHHNPSGNGAHYATSSITNGNGMHYQQASQPPQQQQQHQHGSSGGHMPTESSDLYFTPTQRKYSGEVVRVFVDYNKDKK; encoded by the exons GGTGGATTCCGGCTTGAAGTATTGGATCAGAAGGAGAAACCGATTCTCAATCTGACACCCAGTGTGAAAGGGAAACAATTTGTTCGGGATGATGTAAC AGCGCAACAATTCCAGGTGACCCTACCAAGAGACTTCACCTGTCCGGATTGCTCGATTCGGTTGACTCGTCAGGCGGACGAGTGGGGCGGAAACTATCGGTTTTGGTCTTGTGCCGATGTTGACATCGTGCAGCGTAAGGAATACCGGGAAAGCTGCTCCGGTCATGGAAAGTTTATCGCTCGGTGCAAATGCGAGCGAAAATACTACGGCAACCGGTGCGAGTACTGGGATGAGTGCGTTAACAACCAGGACTGCGGTCTGCAGGGAACTTGCGTCGACTTGGGTGGAACGTCGTTACCCCGGAAGCAGTGCTACTGTCGGTTGGGCTGGTTCGGACCAGGCTGTAGCAAAA aatccCCTATCAAGTCCACTGATATCGATTACTCGCTGTACAAGCTGAAGAACCTGTCGCCAGATTTGAACGTGTACTGGCGTGTGCTGAAGGAGCAGAGCGAAATTGAAGTGGTTTTAAGAGTGAATGGAACCTCTTGGGTGGGATTGGGATGGCGCCCAAGGCGCCTCACGGCCGAGTGCAAAAACTTCCCCCTAATCGGATCGGCAGCTGATGTTGGATCAGCGGTTCCCGAGCCTGGAGCAGAGCCCGAACCGGGTGCGGAACCAAAGGCTGAACCAGAACCAGGAGCAGAGCCAGAACCAGGAAGTGAACCAG AACCGGAAGTTACGGCTGAGCCGACTTCTCATCCTGAGCCGGAGCCCGAGGGCTCAGCAGAACCAGAACCGAAGACGGAACCCGAGCCGGAGCCCAAATCCGAACCAGAACCAGAGCCCGCTTCAGAACCAGAACCCGAAAGTACCTCGGAACCAGAATCGTCGGCAGAAGGCAGTGCCGAACCGAAGGCGGAACCAAAGTCGAGGAAGAGCAAACGTGCCACTGGTG ATTCTCGCTCACCCGCTAGCGAACCCGAGCCGGAGTCTTCCCCCAAGGCAGAGCCCGAACCAAAGTCTGAACCGGCATCGGAACCCGAACCCACCACCGCAAAACCGAAACCTGCCAACCCGTGGACTCCTCGGCACGATTTCAATCCGATGGATTGCACGGACATTGTAATCGGAACGGCCCGCGGTGAGAATCATCGAGTGTGGGATTACTACACCCGGGACAGATCAACGCCCCGGTTGGATACCTTCTGGGGAGGCAAATCCGATCTGACAGCGACGGGTGGCTTCGAGGTTGATGGGGTGACGACGGTTGTATTTCGTCGGAAACTGCAAGCGGACGAACCAACGGATCATGCCTTTGTCGACGATTTGATGCACGTTATCTGGGCTAAGGGCCAGGAACCGGGAGCGTACGTGCATTCGCCACCGTCCGGATTGGAGAAAGATATGCCCAGCGTGCAGGATTTCTACATGCGGGATGAGCTCAAGTACCATGGCCACCGAATGCAGAGAGGCGTAACGCAAATCAATTTCCTAg AGGAAAAAATGCTTGAACCGTTGAAGGCCGACAATGGCACGAAAGGGGTAACAATGGCCGACGGTGTTGTCATACCAGCTGGACCCAGGGGTCACGAGCTGGATAACGAATGCCACGGTTTTTGGAAGTTCCCTCGTAATTGTGAGCCGGAGAAACTAAACTGCGAGTACTTCGCCAGCTGGCAGGTGGTCGGTAAGGGCGACGCCGTAACTTTCCACATTGAGACTAACAATACGGGTTCGTGGACGGGAATTGGCTTCAGCAATGATCAGAAAATGTCCCAAACCGATGCCGTTATTGGATGGGTCGACAAGACGGGCAGACCATTCCTGATGGACACTTGGATCAATGGATACTCGGCACCGAAGCTGGACGATCGGCAGGATCTTTACAATGCGTCCGGTAAAATCAACAATGGATTAACCATTCTTGACTTCAGTCGAAAACGGGACACTGGTGATGAGAATGACTTGGCCTTCACGGAGGATCAATGTTTGTACCTAATGTTCCCGCTGAACGGAGGAATCTTCAACCCGGTGAATAAAAAGATTCGCAAGCATGATTCAACGCCGGTGGTGACGGACACTCGCGTTTGCGTCAAGTCCTGCCCGGAACTGTTTGAGAATTTATTCAACGCCGCTTCTACGCCAGCTCCGGAGCGTTTGGCATATGGGGCAGCAATCAAGCTGACTAATTTGGCGTCTGCGTTCAAGATACCCGAATCCGGTACACCCGAGTACAATGATCTGGCCAAATCGATCACCGACACCTTCAACGGAATGCTGAAGGGCGTGGGGGGTTTTTACAAGACCGATGTGGTGAACTTTGAGAT GGATCCGAGTGGAGTCGTGGTTAACATGAATATTCTACTGAACAAGGACGGTATAGAGAGCAATCTAGTCGATGATCCAGCTAAGCTGGAACAAACCATTCAACATTTGATACAAAACAATCTGTCATCCGGAAAAGTTGGTGCTTTGTCAGTTGATCCCAGCTTCCTGGAATTCACTGCTTTGGAGT ACAAACAACCAATCAACGAGGCGCCTTCGTTCTTTGAGAAAGCGGGAACCAGGCTCTACACCATCTTGGGATGCATCGCAGCTCTGGTGTTCATCGCTATCGTACAAGCCAGTTGTACCATCTACAAAACGCgaaagacaaaacaaatgaGG GATCAACTGATTCCAAACTCCGCCTGGAAGGACTATTCAACGAACACGAACTACGCGTTCGATAATTTCGAAAGTGACATGAAGATACACCACAGCAAGCACCGCTCGGATCGTGGCTACAGCAACGGAAACAGCCAGCAGACGACACTGCAGATGTCGCATTCGCCGAACAAGTCGCAGTACTACGAAATCGATCGGACCGATGGTATGCACCGGAACGGGGATCACAG AAATGGCTCCATGCAGCCCCGCTCTGGTCACGACCCCCGCGGGCAGGACCGATCGTCCTCTTCGTATGCCGACCGGGCCTATTCGCTACCACGACCGATGCACCAGCAGCAGTCATCGATGCAGCGACCCAGTACCGAATACTATACCCACGATCGGCGTGGCCAGAAGCGTCCGACCAGCCACCACAACCCGTCCGGCAACGGGGCCCACTACGCGACCAGCTCGATAACCAACGGCAACGGAATGCACTACCAGCAAGCTAGTCAGCCaccgcagcaacagcagcagcaccagcacGGTTCCTCCGGTGGCCACATGCCCACCGAATCGTCCGATCTGTACTTCACGCCCACCCAGAGAAAGTACTCCGGAGAGGTGGTGCGAGTTTTCGTCGATTACAATAAGGATAAGAAATAG